A portion of the Nerophis lumbriciformis linkage group LG37, RoL_Nlum_v2.1, whole genome shotgun sequence genome contains these proteins:
- the ipp gene encoding actin-binding protein IPP: MSSTTDAAAAMATLALEQASDRHARLILARMNKMRLSADFCDVRLRVGGRVFKVHRLVLAAASPYFSALFSLGMSEAAKEEVEIQGVDGDAFEILLGFVYTGAINVTVDNVQELMLAADMLQLNEIVSICGDFLKGQMDSSNCVGMFQFLEQIACVKMLEFSENYIHGHFLEVCIGDEFKGLAKDQIVKLLRSEELRIEDEYQVFTAAMDWLLHDVGRRKKYVVEVLEPVRFPLLSPQRLVKYIEDIADFSLRVALQTLLKEYIEVTKSPKDHKMNNQLQQVKMRPRRKARKYLYAIGGYIRLQGGRWNDNRALSCVERFDTFNQYWTTVSSLHQARSGLGVVVMEGMIYVVGGEKDSMIFDCTERYDPVTKQWAAVASLNSPRCGVGVCPCNGALYAFGGWIGSEIGKTMERYDPEDNKWEVIGYMMSPRYYFGCCELQGLIYVVGGISEESRELRSTETYDPISRRWSALPVMVTRRAYVGVACLNNCIYAVGGWNQSQGALETVEKYCPEEEKWFQVAPMSNPRAGVSVSVVNGLLYAVGGRAASRDFSAPVTVDCVEIYDPHLDTWTEVGNMITSRCDGGLAVL; encoded by the exons ATGTCCTCCACCACTGATGCTGCCGCTGCCATGGCAACCCTGGCCTTGGAGCAGGCTTCGGACCGCCACGCCAGGCTCATCCTGGCCCGGATGAACAAGATGCGGCTCAGCGCCGACTTCTGCGACGTGAGGCTGAGGGTCGGCGGCCGCGTCTTCAAAGTCCACCGGCTGGTGCTGGCGGCCGCCAGCCCCTACTTCTCCGCTCTCTTCTCCCTGGGGATGAGCGAGGCGGCGAAGGAGGAGGTGGAGATCCAGGGGGTGGACGGTGACGCCTTCGAGATCCTGCTGGGCTTCGTCTACACAG GCGCCATCAACGTGACGGTGGACAACGTCCAGGAGCTGATGTTGGCCGCGGACATGCTGCAGCTGAACGAGATCGTGTCCATCTGCGGGGACTTCCTCAAAGGCCAGATGGACTCCTCCAATTGTGTGGGCATGTTTCAGTTCCTGGAGCAGATTGCCTGCGTGAAGATGTTGGAGTTCTCCGAGAACTACATCCACGGTCACTTCCTGGAG GTCTGTATCGGCGACGAGTTCAAGGGCCTCGCCAAGGATCAGATTGTCAAACTTCTGAGGAGTGAAGAGCTGCGGATCGAGGACGAGTACCAGGTGTTCACTGCAGCCATGGACTGGCTTCTCCACGACGTGGGCAGAAGAAAGAAGTACGTCGTGGAGGTGTTGGAACCAGTCCGCTTCCCTCTGCTCTCCCCACAGAGGCTGGTCAAGTACATCGAGG ATATTGCTGACTTCAGCCTGCGGGTGGCGCTGCAGACCCTGTTGAAGGAATACATTGAAGTCACCAAGTCCCCCAAAGACCACAAGATGAACAACCAGCTCCAGCAAGTCAAGATGAGACCCAGAAGGAAAGCCAGGAAATACCTTTACGCCATAG GAGGCTACATTCGCCTGCAGGGCGGCCGCTGGAATGACAATCGGGCGTTAAGTTGCGTGGAGCGCTTTGACACCTTCAACCAGTACTGGACCACCGTGTCGTCTCTGCACCAGGCTCGCAGCGGGCTGGGGGTGGTGGTGATGGAAGGCATGATCTACGTGGTGGGAG GGGAGAAAGACTCCATGATCTTTGACTGCACCGAGCGATACGACCCGGTGACCAAACAGTGGGCCGCCGTGGCGTCTTTGAATTCCCCTCGATGTGGAGTTGGCGTCTGTCCCTGCAATGGCGCTCTCTACGCCTTTG GCGGCTGGATCGGCTCTGAGATCGGCAAGACGATGGAACGTTACGACCCCGAGGACAACAAGTGGGAGGTCATCGGCTACATGATGTCTCCCCGCTATTACTTTGGTTGCTGCGAGCTGCAAG GTCTCATCTACGTGGTCGGGGGAATCAGCGAGGAAAGCAGGGAGCTGCGCTCCACAGAGACCTACGATCCTATCAGCCGCCGGTGGAGCGCCTTGCCTGTCATGGTCACACGCCGGGCCTACGTGGGCGTGGCCTGCCTCAACAACTGCATTTACGCAGTGGGCGGCTGGAACCAGTCCCAGGGGGCTTTGGAGACCGTGGAGAAGTACTGTCCAGAGGAG GAGAAGTGGTTCCAGGTGGCCCCAATGTCCAACCCACGCGCAGGTGTGTCCGTGTCGGTAGTGAACGGGCTGCTTTACGCCGTCGGAGGAAGAGCGGCCAGCAGGGACTTCTCCGCCCCGGTGACTGTGGACTGTGTGGAGATCTACGACCCTCACCTGGACACCTGGACGGAGGTGGGCAACATGATCACCAGTCGC